The sequence below is a genomic window from Tubulanus polymorphus chromosome 1, tnTubPoly1.2, whole genome shotgun sequence.
aataaCAATGCACTTATGGTTCTAATATGGCCACTATATTTCGTTTGATAAAGGGTTTGCGTATAGCTCGAGGACTAAGACTTTGATATACTATCTGGTGATAAAAAAGCCATACATTTATTCGTTTCATCAATGTGGGAAGGTAACTTCTTTTGAGAAGTATAAaatacacatattttcaatggCAGTATTATTGAATTTGACACAAAATATCCATTTGAGAAAAGTGTGCAGGATCTTTCTGGAATAAAGCCCTAACTTCTAAAAAAACCCCACCGCTAATTTGGTCGCACTAGCCAGTGCTATCTGAAGTAGAAATTATCTAACTAGTCTACCATTATTGTCTGATACTCATAGGCTGGATAGATGGGACGAAAGCTGATCCATTTTCAGGAGGATGTCGCCAAGAGAACCACATATCCGTCTGTGCATCATATGGGTTTCTCTTCTTGTATCGTATCTTTTCCTGGTATTCGTCAGGAGTCACGAACACGAGTTCAGCCCTTGGTCGGCTGCTACCATCAAACCGTGGCGAAAACGaagctgaaatatataaatacccCTAATCAAATACATCAATAGAAATACTAAACATCAACACACGAAACAGTAATTTTGCAAGCAGAaaatatggaatatgttttttgTGAGTGAAAAAGTTTGAATAAAACTtgcttttttgaaatttgaatctcATGCTTATGCAAAGCACATGAAAACTTTATGCGTGATTAAAAGTTATCAGAATAGCTTGAAATCTAAGTGATGTGATTGTGATATTTTGAGGGATTACTACCTCATTTTTTCATCTATTCATTAATGATTgcaatcaacagaatattgcAAATCCCTTTTTATTTGATCGCGTAAATTCATAGTGGCTTCATAACATAGAAAAATCACTCACAGTACAAGCATAATGTACTAAAACATGAAATCTGCAGCCATTCATTATTAGTGTCTACCACCATTatctataaaaagaaaaacaaacacaaaAAAACGTAGATCGGTTATCACACACGGAGACGCACACGGGCACACATCAGAGAGTAAGAAATAAGAATTTTTGTTACGGATAATTAAGTCATTGCTTTGCAACTTTGATTAGACCACTCGAAATATGAACCCTAGTTGGTCATCCTAAAAATTTTTCATAGTACGGAGGGTGATGGGTGGCAAATTTTCCTTTAAATGTTCCATGAAATTTGATCATTTGATCATTTGATGACCTAAAAACCGTTTCCATGCTCATTTAAGGACTGAGTGAGGGtgcttttcattttcatttagcGATGCCAGCACCAAGACTGGACAATTATCTATTAAGTTCCACAGCACTTTTATTAAGGAACTCAGGCCATTCACACTGACATTCTTCACCACTGATACTTCACAACATAATAATCTGtggaaaagaatttaaaacacAACTGCATAGTAGTTTGTGTATGCAAGCAGATTTTAATTTCCATAAAAAAGACGATCTGTTATTTCTTAGGCAGGCATTTAGGGATTTTCTTTCCATGAACGTATTGTAAGCGACACGCACTGGTTTTCAGAATTGATGAGAAACTAGGAATCAATTTTGAGTGGCCTGACAATGATTAGATTTTTAACACAGAAGTAATAGCAATATTGCAGCTCAAAGGCAAAATAAATTTACTAAGAAACAAGATAAAAGTTATCTAACATATCAGTATGGAATATACATACCGGCCGGGTAATATACTTGAGTGAAGGATCGTTATAATTGACCACACaaaaaaatatacacaataaCATAAAAGCGAAAGGTAATTAGTACCTGTTTAACTTCATCTAAACAATGGCTGCCcacaaaaaaacaatgaaagcTCACTACTAATCATGTATTCTCCTTGAGCGGGTGTAAAAAACCTCAATAAAACGAAGAATTGACTTCACAGgggaaaataattattttactttaCACTAGGACCAATCATGAGACAAATGTAGATTTTTCTCCTAAATTATTGATTCTGCTAGTTCCTATGATTTACTACTTCGGTATATTCGACGGTGTGAGAAACAATGTGAGATAATGTAACGGAGAATAGTTGATGGAAAACTAACATAGTTGAATAAATATTACGTTTTGAGTTAGTACAACTGGTGTCATTGTGCTGGCGCAGACACTGATGATGATCGCGTGGTACGCAGTAACACATAAATCATACAACTGTGATGTTGCCGTgaataaacaaacacacaaGAATCGATAGTAACAATCATTTTTACCTGGTAATTTATCATTGTGGCTGCTGGATTTTGATGACTGTCGGGTATCAGTGTTATTACCTGTGGTGAAGATGAATTAATTGAGTACAAAGCCATTGAATTGATCAAAAGGATGGATTGATGAATAGTTTGCAAATCATTTATCATTCTAAATGTTGCATAATGGAAATGATAAATGATCACCGATGAAGACtaaaattgcaaatttgaataGCAACAACGAATCATTTATTTGGTCagattgatagaatttgtaccATGAGTACAAAAAGTAgcatttcatttctttatgtattttccaTTTGTCTGATACTGAATATAGAGCTAAAACTGAAACACAACGTTTATACAAAGTACATCTGCTTTCAGAAATATAGATAGTGAAGAGTTTAGcaataaattatttggaaaaaaagtACTTGAAAACTGAACAGgcattatgaaatattgaacaTTGAAGCTACCAGTATTTGTCTTTCCTATTGcatgaaatagatatttaaaaatgaagaatAGGCATTTTTACTCACTCATTCCACTTTCAGGATGACTTCGAGGATATGACTGTGACTGCATTTTGTACTGAGCAGGTGATAGCTTTCGTTCTGGCATAGCCACTGAATTGCTAGGTTTTGATGACTGCGCTCGTTTCTGATTCCCATTGATCTGAGGAAAACTACCACTACTTTGTTGGCCTCGATTACCATAGCTTGATTTTGGTTTGCCTGTAGAATAAATGAGCAAAAtctcatatttcatatatcttACTCTACATAAATGTAAGCCATTTCGGTATCTTGGAGATGGTATCTTTGGCTTACCACTTGAACTATGCAGTTTATATGTGTTCTCAAAAACACCAGGTGGAAGCTGAGGTCTGTACGCTTTGATCAAATTATCACTTTTCACCTTCATTCGTTGTGCACTGCCTTTTTTAGGATGACTATGTGTAAAAATTAACCTTGACCATTAAACAAGATCTATTCCAATTACGCATTTTCTTTCAATCAACATTTAtaactatgatatttattatgGCAGACTTttgaattaaccctttcagtgcagactaattaataccctatagtgctggagataattggaatattttaaaaaattccaccctagtgtgttgaataatgggaataccactatagtgcgtctacactgcgacgcagtgtatcgttagttactgtTTGACAGgagctgccatttttcaagagagataattactaattactaattacatcaatacaccgcagtgcggtgtactagcaaaatcaatcactgatttatacaccgcactgcggtgtacacgcactgaaagggttaagcggGACAGATAATATATACGGTATGATGTCTACAACCATGGTTACTTATTATATGTACCTGGAGGGAGTGGATGATTTTTTGGAAGAAGTTGTATCTGGATCATTATTTGATGCACGAGCCTCCAGTAGTAATTCATCTGCTGTCTTATTGGCattattgaataaattatcaGTTCGTTGAGCAATTTCGAGCATCTCTTTAccacttttttcttttttctcgaGTGATGaatcttctttttctttgaattttttccttcgtcgataattttcatcattttgccTCTCATGAGCCTCATGTGCTTCTCGCTCAAACCTTCTCTGTTCATCCTCGAAAAATGCAATAACATTACTGGTAAAGTAAGACAATGTAATGTAGATTGCATATTTCATCAGGAATAAAGATCAACGTAAGACAGATTATAAAATCACCAACACCTCAAGCAGCTCCAAGCAATTAAGATAAGTTAAAGAGTCCCCACACATTATGCTTACTTTAGCCAATGGGCTTATATCCCTGAAAGCAGGTTTATCCTGTTGCAGATAGGTCAAGAATTTCAATTGTTCTGAAAGCAAATGCATTAcgaaatgaatataatgaacCATAGCTATCAACTTACATGCTTTCTTTGAGCTggaaaatatgcaaattacatGTACATCCAAAATGAAGGTGTATATCCATCATTTTCTACTGAAACATGGAGATTCttaatatctaaaaaaaaactgaaaattaccTCTGAGATATCTTTCCCAATCGTCCATAGTATTGATCTGTGGATCATCACCATGAAGTTTACCATCTTTGCGATATTGTTCTATAAATCGTCGGATCACTACTATATCTTGATTTCGATCTTTATGTATCTGAGCTTTTCGTAATCGATGCAGTTCTTTAACAACCATTCTGGTGTATTCAAAATTTCGTACACTATCCTGCACACTTTTAGCTATCTTACTCTTTCCAGAATGTGGGTTCCTTGgagatttcaaatttgtaacATCATCTGAATGTTTAAGAGATGTTTTTGGCCGGCAGTTTTGAGGTTCAGGTTTTGCAGATCTTGGTGTCTTAGAACTGCGAACAGGTCGCAGTGCTTTCTGTTTTTCTTTAGTATCTTGCTGTGGATCTTTCTTGTAAAGATGCTCAACACAAGCTTCGGGAGCAGCCTCGGCCTTTATATTAAGTCCCTCCTCTTCTTCTTGATCATCACTAACAgcttcaattttcaaatcattcgcTTCAATCACCTCTTCTTTCTCCTGGATTTCTTCAGGCTGAtctttttcagaatattttgagGACTTTCCATCATTTTCTAAGTCTTCATCacagtcatcatcatcatcatcataaatatcatctttatcGCTACATCTCAAATCATTTTCTGCTGTCACTCTCGCCATCTGAGATTCATCATCAGTAATTTTCATATCTTTGTCATCAACATCctgatttgtttgattttcttgTTCCTCATCTTTTTCGACAAATTTACTAGTCTTtacttcatctttatcatTTTTGCTGAAGCTATTATCAGCATCACTACTTCGCTGATCCTGATCAGATGCAGACTGTTGTTCACTTTCACTTGAATCTTCCTTTAGTTTGGGCTTCGCATCgtcattcaaaatatcactttCTGGCTCAGATTCCTGAGTGCTTTCAATTACTAAACCTGGCTGACTCTGATGGCATTCTTTTCCACTTTCACCCAtgtcaatggtttttctatttaCAGGTTTGTCCTCAATGAACTCtatttcataatcagcttCACATTTGTCAGCATTAATCTCTGCCTCAATCACATTTTCTCCTTTATCTAGTACCTCCATAGAATTTCTATGAGAATTTTTCCGACTCTCTTTATTTCTATGGACTTTACGCAGATTCCTTTGTATTGTTTTTGCAGCATTACCAGTTACTTTTTGTCCAGTTGCGGCACCATGAGATTTCAGATATTCTGCACATTCCATATTcccctttaatactgctgtaTCATATGGTGTAAAGTATTCAttctgaaatcaaaataatcaaatcagCTGCTTCCCCggcaaatgaactagaaaaagGGATCTTTTACTTAAAACTTCAATATGTAAAATCTGCATATCATGATTCTCAATGATGTAGCATATGCTTGTTTGGGGATCAATTGAAcaaagaaaagaagaaaaattcAACTAAGAAATTTTCACTTCAACAAGACATGATATAACAACGTAAAGGCAAAGTTTCCGATGTACATGAAATCTTAATTGACAATATGTACTGATCAAATTACATGCAGAACAAAACTAACATTATCATAACCTAGAAAATGATCAATATGAATCATAAAAGGTCAATTAAGGCTGTCATAAATCAATATTGTTTGATAATAGTAATGCTTATTGTGTTAACAGAATACTCCTCGACTCCCAATATCAAATATCCATATTTAGAAGTACCAGTAATCAGATGTCTAGTTAAGTTTCTGGGTCatatttatatccattttCATTGCATGGATTATAAAACGGAACTCACTTTTGATTTACTTTTCATGATGGCATTTATATTGGCTCCATTATCCAGGAGAAGTTTGATGAGTTCCAAATGATTCGTCATTGCGGCAACATGTAAACACGTGCGACCATCAGTATTCCCAGAACTCAGAACCTTTAGACCTTTATTGCCGGTTTTTTTCTTAGCGTCTTCTATCAGAAAGTTTACTGCatctaaaaatgatatttgtgTTAACTAACTAAACAGTGTCTCGAGAATCTCCTTTTCATCAATCGCTCAAACAATATCGCtataattcatcattcgtTATTTACCAGTGTGTCCTGCTTGTGCGCCTTCGTGTAAAGGATACTCTCCTCGATTGTTTTTCAACCACAGATTTGCATTCTTTTCTTCGAGTAGAGTCAGGCACGATACTAAGCCTTTAGCTGCAGCACAGTGGGCTGGACtaaataagaaaatttgaataatctTAGATGGATACCGTGCATTGCGAACGGTGTTGAATAGGTTTATTACTTTTCCTATATTTCGCCGCCGCAAAACTcattaaacaaaacaaataaccgCCAGTCAGCATTTGTTGTCGTAGACATAAAACAACTGTTAATCGATTCCCCAAGAGATTTAAAACAGAGACAAGGTACACTTTGACATTATGCTATAAAGAACCACAAACCCATATTATCAACGTTCATGGCATCTCATTTTCCTTAGACAaattaatattgataatgaatgatTAACTTTGTGAACATGGGTCATCCTGTCAAATTTTCATCTAGTTTTCATCTcgcttttcattttcagggcCCAGTAGTTTTGACTAAAGATGAAACAGGATCGATAGATAGGGCTGTAATAACCAACACAGCTAAGAGTGACATACCTTCTTCCCTTTTTATCTCGAAAACTGGGATTCGCGCCGAGTTCCAATAAACAAGATGTGCATTTCTCATGGTTCAACGTGATCGCATAAAAAAGCGGCGAACATTCATTCTTGTCTTTACAATCGATGGTAGCTTTATGTTCGACGAGTGTTTGAATACATTCCGGGTGTCCTCGACTAGCGGCACAGTGCAACGCTGTGAAAATAACAAACATATAATACAACGACTAAAAATTTACCACATATTGGCAGACAGCATTCCATTCACGACTAGTAGTGACATCGTAAAATGAGACAAGGGTATTTGTTGTCGTAATGAAATTCAAGATTATTAATGTGTGAACTAAAGAAAGTTTTAACTGATTACACATTTCCACCACCCAGTTAACAAAAGCGTTAAACAAATGAcatgaaaaattcatatatCTGCTGAAAACTTGAAATACGGCTTTGTGGAAATATTCTCAAGCTAGTTTCGAAATGAGATGGACATATACCTGTGAGGCCATCTTTGTCAGCAGATTCCACCTTGGCTCCAGCATTGATCAATGCAAGACACGCATCACTACTACCTAGAATTGAGTAAGGTTAGATTCAAGTTTAGATTCGAACGAAGACATTAAAAAAAGTGTCCATAGTAACATTACCTGCACTTGCGGCCCATAGTAATGGTTGTCGCTTGTCGTGGTCAGTCACATCAACGGGGATGCCTTTTGACAGTAATTTCTGTAATATTTTCATGCCAACGCCAGGCTCCATTCCCTCAGCGTTCATGCCAGCCATTTGGGCGGCATAGTGAATAGGGTAAGCATCATGTATATCAGGTGTTGATAAAACTGCTGATTTTCCCATTATGATATCGAGCAGTTTTATTTGGCCACAAACTGAAATCACGAGAACCATATCGTAAGTAACGGTAAAGTTTTAAACGAATGAATTTTTACCATTAACAATTACTAGTGCTTGAAATCCAGTTTTTAGGGCAGCCCTCCAAACCCTCTGTTTGATTGAATTCTTCTTAATTTCTAGATTCAATATCAGACCCAGTCATCAAATTAGGCCTATAGCGTTTCTCAATTACATAGCCGAAACATCGATACCGGTACAGTCAGGGACTAGCGTAATTGATTCTGGCTCATTAGTGTGTGCTTGATAAACCTACTATCTCAAGAGCCCAGTCACACAAATCTCTTACCAGTGGCCCAATGAACGACCGTGTGTTTCTCATTATCCGTACTATTGATATTTGCTCCTCGGTCGATCAGTAACTGCAATAATGCCGCGTTACCGGTGATCACAGATAAATGCAAACAACTATATCCATCTTTGTCCTGAGCGTTCAGAATTGATGAATCGTAGTCCAAAATCGCTGTTGCGCATCTAGTTTGTTTATTCTCTACGCAGTGATGAAGGGCTGTCTTACCGCTTCGATCAACAGCCGTGATATCTCCCTAAAATGCAGAGAAAACTccaatttctttttgttttctttttcagttcaACTTGTGACTATTCATCAAATGCTATTTGAATTGTACACAGTTTTGGGATGATGGCCAATATAAAGccatttaaaatttaaatttgctAGTGGGTAGAAGTCTATTCATCCCATAGAATTCAGAATATAGCATAAACACGTTTAGTTTAAACAGTTTAAATCAATCTCCCATCCCACTACAAGGAACACTAGCATGCTTTTTAGAATACTCACTCGTTTCTCTAAGAGGCTGTTTACATTGGTAATGTTTTCCGCTTGACAAGCCAACATAAGAGCCGTGCAGCCTGATTCATTGATCGATTCTGATGACATTTTATCTTCCGCCAACAATAACTGCAAATATGAACTATTTACGTGCGACGCCGCTCGTTTGAATACTGTTTTACCACCGCCATCTTTAATATCTGCTTTAGCGCTGTGcctgaaaatattcaacaataAAACGTTGAAGGGAATTAACATATACCATTACCTTCCCTTATTTTCAGCAACTATCGTCAATTCATAAGCCCAAAATATTCTTTCTCTTTAGAATGTAATTGTActattttcaggttttaaGTAAGGTTTTTTGGACATGATTTTTGATGTCAAAAACTTGACTTATACACCTGAGAATACGGTAGCCTCATAttgtttcatcgaaaatgactAGAGACATTATTTGTTTTGGAGAAATTAATCTATGAACTTCTAGAGTAGACCTGCAGCTTATGCAAAGTTTACTGTATATGGAATTATAGGTGCACAGTTGAACAACTTTTCAGAAAAGCTATTGAATTTTTTAGGAATTTGACGAACACACCAGATATTCAATATCTCGAGTTTAATCTTAACTCAGCTGCCTTGAAAAGCCCATTAGCCAAATACCGTTCAACACCAGAGGTAAAACTGTGGTATGCATGTTCCACGGCGGTATGCATAGAGAACAGCTCGGTAATTGAATTTTGTAACTCATTGCCGTTGTTGTCATAGAAAATAACCCTGAAGCGGTGAGATTAATTGGAATGGATATATGAATAATAGATCCGTCAAATTAAATGTTCCTCTCGCGTGTGATGATTGTATTTCTAAAACCCTCATTGCAACGCGTGGTACACTGGAGTAATGATTTACTGATTCTTACACtgaatttgagaaaatgaaaGCTAAGGCTATAAAAAGATACATTGTTTCCTATCCTGTACAGGCACATTGGCAGCAATCTTTCATTGCCCCGGCCAATTGCCTATTTTTGACAGGTTCTAATATTGCCGTGGCGAATTgacttcaatttcatcaaaaacatgGTATAGAAAGAGAAaaacattcagtaaattattgctgCAGATAGACAGCTGGCCGAGTCGAACtttaaatgagaaacaaggtatcaattatattttttaGTCTTATTCCTCAGTGTTAATTCAGTTTTGCAATCAAGTTTAGGTTGGAGCTTGTGGAGGAAGAAGGCAGTTCTTTCATTTTAGCTGCATCTCTACAAGGTCTACAGTCAATAGGGATGGGTATAAATTGGTTAAGAATGCTCATAGTCAGTAGCTACTCTTGATTAGTGAAAGATCCTTAGATCTACAAAATAGGATACGGATGATAGTTGATgctttcatttattctatcctAATTGATAGGTGAAATTCATCGCGGCCAAGACCAGACTTTGTTCAATAATTCAAAGCCAATTTAAGTCGCGGCGGGCGCCGTCGCTCAGTCGGAAGTTGTTGCCATGTTACTGCAAATATCGGCGCTACGAAGTTACGAACCCCTCAATCACAATAACAGCGGCAGATAAGCTgtcaaacaaaagaaaatcacAGTTTGATGGTATAATGATTTTCTAATATTCAAGGGCCTCTTCGCTTATGATATGAAACCGATTTGAATAGCTTATTATAAAAGCAACCGGCGAATTCAGATTTCATAATTTAATAGCTTGAATATTGACAATACAcgcatacacacacacacacgtttACTGCGAGTACTTTCTCTCACTTCAATTACTGATAATTGCTCTTCAAAGCAATTCCGCTTGCTTGAAAATTACACCTTAATGATAATGTCTGGCATTTACAGTGAACTACTGCCGAGAGATCCCCGAGGCCTACATTTCCTTGTCaaattccataggtttgatatcTTTCAAATACGcctgaaataattttctgtttttcttcatttgaTTCCCCGCATTATAGAAAATCTAGATTCACTGTAGTCTTTTGTAATATACCCTTGCTGCGAGGAAAGGAAAtacttttttggtttttcaaaaaagaaaaaattccccacaactttcaatttttctattCTGATAACGTTACTCGCTCGTTTGTATACATCAACAATcctcaaaattgaaaaccCTGAGCTCGTCTTAGCTTATTCAAAgcttattcatatacatgaatgaTATCCCAAAACCGGCCCTTATTACATGTATTGAAGATCTAGAAATACGGTTTGACAGATATTAATTCATGGTATTAACTGAACCTAAGCAACAGATGATCCCAAATACCTTTTCatataaacaaaaaacaactgtaaaaaaattatatgatCTATTTCTACACCATGGATATAGTAATTTTAAGCGATTCACCTTCTTATCGTTTAGAAATCCGAAACAGAAACAGAAATCATAATATCTCCATTCACCGTTTACTTTAGACCCAGCTACTGTATTATAACAGTTCTATAGTATATAAGCATTAGTACAGTACTGGCAGTCGTCGTTGCCCATGGAATCGCAGGAGACACCCATTCGTTAACGCGCATATATTAATGGCATGAACAATAAAATCTCTGACCGCGACAATAAACATCGGGGTAAAAGCTTTCATGAAAGGTCTACCGGATTTGATCCCGTCTGAATGGGACAGTTACGAATACGAAAAATTCACGCGTCTTTAACGACGACCTTTGTTTGCGCGGCCTATAAAAAAAGGGGGACACTTTTCTGTCGCAGGTTGACAACATTTATCGTCGACAATCAGACAATTTGCGGAAAGttgattttattc
It includes:
- the LOC141915005 gene encoding uncharacterized protein LOC141915005 isoform X1; translation: MDVSKQLLKLAFSGKWEELKDFLTRHSRSVNFKINCRSRDKATALIHAVQGARKYKKNEDTGIDHEKVCELLLQHGVDLDLQDQKRRTAVHWAVFYENASLLSLFIHSGADLEIQDEDGYNCLIFAMNNDNIGAINCICEVDADWETLLDECTGLPPLLYAVELGKTDIVKIFVKNNCNLNVIERNKSKRTALHIAIQHDKYSIFELLLRHSAKADIKDGGGKTVFKRAASHVNSSYLQLLLAEDKMSSESINESGCTALMLACQAENITNVNSLLEKRGDITAVDRSGKTALHHCVENKQTRCATAILDYDSSILNAQDKDGYSCLHLSVITGNAALLQLLIDRGANINSTDNEKHTVVHWATVCGQIKLLDIIMGKSAVLSTPDIHDAYPIHYAAQMAGMNAEGMEPGVGMKILQKLLSKGIPVDVTDHDKRQPLLWAASAGSSDACLALINAGAKVESADKDGLTALHCAASRGHPECIQTLVEHKATIDCKDKNECSPLFYAITLNHEKCTSCLLELGANPSFRDKKGRSPAHCAAAKGLVSCLTLLEEKNANLWLKNNRGEYPLHEGAQAGHTDAVNFLIEDAKKKTGNKGLKVLSSGNTDGRTCLHVAAMTNHLELIKLLLDNGANINAIMKSKSKNEYFTPYDTAVLKGNMECAEYLKSHGAATGQKVTGNAAKTIQRNLRKVHRNKESRKNSHRNSMEVLDKGENVIEAEINADKCEADYEIEFIEDKPVNRKTIDMGESGKECHQSQPGLVIESTQESEPESDILNDDAKPKLKEDSSESEQQSASDQDQRSSDADNSFSKNDKDEVKTSKFVEKDEEQENQTNQDVDDKDMKITDDESQMARVTAENDLRCSDKDDIYDDDDDDCDEDLENDGKSSKYSEKDQPEEIQEKEEVIEANDLKIEAVSDDQEEEEGLNIKAEAAPEACVEHLYKKDPQQDTKEKQKALRPVRSSKTPRSAKPEPQNCRPKTSLKHSDDVTNLKSPRNPHSGKSKIAKSVQDSVRNFEYTRMVVKELHRLRKAQIHKDRNQDIVVIRRFIEQYRKDGKLHGDDPQINTMDDWERYLREQLKFLTYLQQDKPAFRDISPLAKDEQRRFEREAHEAHERQNDENYRRRKKFKEKEDSSLEKKEKSGKEMLEIAQRTDNLFNNANKTADELLLEARASNNDPDTTSSKKSSTPSSHPKKGSAQRMKVKSDNLIKAYRPQLPPGVFENTYKLHSSSGKPKSSYGNRGQQSSGSFPQINGNQKRAQSSKPSNSVAMPERKLSPAQYKMQSQSYPRSHPESGMSNNTDTRQSSKSSSHNDKLPDNGGRH
- the LOC141915005 gene encoding uncharacterized protein LOC141915005 isoform X3, whose translation is MDVSKQLLKLAFSGKWEELKDFLTRHSRSVNFKINCRSRDKATALIHAVQGARKYKKNEDTGIDHEKVCELLLQHGVDLDLQDQKRRTAVHWAVFYENASLLSLFIHSGADLEIQDEDGYNCLIFAMNNDNIGAINCICEVDADWETLLDECTGLPPLLYAVELGKTDIVKIFVKNNCNLNVIERNKSKRTALHIAIQHDKYSIFELLLRHSAKADIKDGGGKTVFKRAASHVNSSYLQLLLAEDKMSSESINESGCTALMLACQAENITNVNSLLEKRGDITAVDRSGKTALHHCVENKQTRCATAILDYDSSILNAQDKDGYSCLHLSVITGNAALLQLLIDRGANINSTDNEKHTVVHWATVCGQIKLLDIIMGKSAVLSTPDIHDAYPIHYAAQMAGMNAEGMEPGVGMKILQKLLSKGIPVDVTDHDKRQPLLWAASAGSSDACLALINAGAKVESADKDGLTALHCAASRGHPECIQTLVEHKATIDCKDKNECSPLFYAITLNHEKCTSCLLELGANPSFRDKKGRSPAHCAAAKGLVSCLTLLEEKNANLWLKNNRGEYPLHEGAQAGHTDAVNFLIEDAKKKTGNKGLKVLSSGNTDGRTCLHVAAMTNHLELIKLLLDNGANINAIMKSKSKNEYFTPYDTAVLKGNMECAEYLKSHGAATGQKVTGNAAKTIQRNLRKVHRNKESRKNSHRNSMEVLDKGENVIEAEINADKCEADYEIEFIEDKPVNRKTIDMGESGKECHQSQPGLVIESTQESEPESDILNDDAKPKLKEDSSESEQQSASDQDQRSSDADNSFSKNDKDEVKTSKFVEKDEEQENQTNQDVDDKDMKITDDESQMARVTAENDLRCSDKDDIYDDDDDDCDEDLENDGKSSKYSEKDQPEEIQEKEEVIEANDLKIEAVSDDQEEEEGLNIKAEAAPEACVEHLYKKDPQQDTKEKQKALRPVRSSKTPRSAKPEPQNCRPKTSLKHSDDVTNLKSPRNPHSGKSKIAKSVQDSVRNFEYTRMVVKELHRLRKAQIHKDRNQDIVVIRRFIEQYRKDGKLHGDDPQINTMDDWERYLRAQRKHRRFEREAHEAHERQNDENYRRRKKFKEKEDSSLEKKEKSGKEMLEIAQRTDNLFNNANKTADELLLEARASNNDPDTTSSKKSSTPSSHPKKGSAQRMKVKSDNLIKAYRPQLPPGVFENTYKLHSSSGKPKSSYGNRGQQSSGSFPQINGNQKRAQSSKPSNSVAMPERKLSPAQYKMQSQSYPRSHPESGMSNNTDTRQSSKSSSHNDKLPDNGGRH
- the LOC141915005 gene encoding uncharacterized protein LOC141915005 isoform X2, with the protein product MDVSKQLLKLAFSGKWEELKDFLTRHSRSVNFKINCRSRDKATALIHAVQGARKYKKNEDTGIDHEKVCELLLQHGVDLDLQDQKRRTAVHWAVFYENASLLSLFIHSGADLEIQDEDGYNCLIFAMNNDNIGAINCICEVDADWETLLDECTGLPPLLYAVELGKTDIVKIFVKNNCNLNVIERNKSKRTALHIAIQHDKYSIFELLLRHSAKADIKDGGGKTVFKRAASHVNSSYLQLLLAEDKMSSESINESGCTALMLACQAENITNVNSLLEKRGDITAVDRSGKTALHHCVENKQTRCATAILDYDSSILNAQDKDGYSCLHLSVITGNAALLQLLIDRGANINSTDNEKHTVVHWATVCGQIKLLDIIMGKSAVLSTPDIHDAYPIHYAAQMAGMNAEGMEPGVGMKILQKLLSKGIPVDVTDHDKRQPLLWAASAGSSDACLALINAGAKVESADKDGLTALHCAASRGHPECIQTLVEHKATIDCKDKNECSPLFYAITLNHEKCTSCLLELGANPSFRDKKGRSPAHCAAAKGLVSCLTLLEEKNANLWLKNNRGEYPLHEGAQAGHTDAVNFLIEDAKKKTGNKGLKVLSSGNTDGRTCLHVAAMTNHLELIKLLLDNGANINAIMKSKSKNEYFTPYDTAVLKGNMECAEYLKSHGAATGQKVTGNAAKTIQRNLRKVHRNKESRKNSHRNSMEVLDKGENVIEAEINADKCEADYEIEFIEDKPVNRKTIDMGESGKECHQSQPGLVIESTQESEPESDILNDDAKPKLKEDSSESEQQSASDQDQRSSDADNSFSKNDKDEVKTSKFVEKDEEQENQTNQDVDDKDMKITDDESQMARVTAENDLRCSDKDDIYDDDDDDCDEDLENDGKSSKYSEKDQPEEIQEKEEVIEANDLKIEAVSDDQEEEEGLNIKAEAAPEACVEHLYKKDPQQDTKEKQKALRPVRSSKTPRSAKPEPQNCRPKTSLKHSDDVTNLKSPRNPHSGKSKIAKSVQDSVRNFEYTRMVVKELHRLRKAQIHKDRNQDIVVIRRFIEQYRKDGKLHGDDPQINTMDDWERYLRAQRKHDEQRRFEREAHEAHERQNDENYRRRKKFKEKEDSSLEKKEKSGKEMLEIAQRTDNLFNNANKTADELLLEARASNNDPDTTSSKKSSTPSSHPKKGSAQRMKVKSDNLIKAYRPQLPPGVFENTYKLHSSSGKPKSSYGNRGQQSSGSFPQINGNQKRAQSSKPSNSVAMPERKLSPAQYKMQSQSYPRSHPESGMSNNTDTRQSSKSSSHNDKLPDNGGRH